In Dolichospermum flos-aquae CCAP 1403/13F, the following proteins share a genomic window:
- a CDS encoding HypC/HybG/HupF family hydrogenase formation chaperone produces MCLGIPGQITEITNSEHKLAIVNIGGVKRQINIACIVDEQHPPETCIGDWVLVHVGFAMNRINEQEAAETLQLLQEIAQSYP; encoded by the coding sequence ATGTGCTTAGGAATACCCGGACAAATCACAGAAATAACCAACTCAGAACATAAACTAGCCATAGTTAATATTGGAGGAGTCAAACGCCAAATAAACATAGCCTGTATAGTTGACGAACAACACCCCCCAGAAACTTGTATAGGAGATTGGGTATTAGTCCACGTCGGTTTTGCCATGAACAGAATCAACGAACAAGAAGCCGCAGAAACATTACAATTATTGCAAGAAATAGCCCAATCTTATCCTTAA
- the hypD gene encoding hydrogenase formation protein HypD — MKYVNEFRNPEKALALQQEITKLSQQIDRHLKIMEVCGGHAHAIFKYGIEEILPDNIELIHGPGCPVCVMPKGRIDDAIALCQLPNIIFTTFGDAMRVPGAKTSLLQAKAQGADIRMVYSPLDSLKIAKENPHKEIIFFGLGFETTAPSTAFTILQAAAENITNFSMFSNHVLVIPALQALLENPDLQLDGFVGPGHVSMVIGTEPYEFVAQKYHKPIVISGFEPLDIFQSIWMLLKQIVENRCQVENQYNRLVEPRGNKNALTAINKVFAVREKFAWRGLGEIPNSGFKIREEYAQFDAEAKFTIPNLKVADHKACQCGEILKGVLKPWQCKVFGTACTPETPIGTCMVSSEGACAAYYKYGRLPTMAKRDKSGVSTEPISV; from the coding sequence ATGAAATATGTAAACGAATTTCGTAACCCAGAAAAAGCCCTCGCTTTACAACAAGAAATAACCAAACTCAGCCAACAAATAGACAGACATTTAAAAATAATGGAAGTATGTGGAGGACATGCCCATGCTATTTTCAAATACGGAATCGAAGAAATATTACCCGATAATATTGAATTAATTCATGGGCCGGGTTGTCCAGTGTGCGTCATGCCTAAAGGGAGAATAGATGATGCGATCGCACTCTGTCAACTACCCAACATCATATTTACCACATTTGGCGACGCAATGCGCGTACCCGGTGCAAAAACCAGCTTATTGCAAGCCAAAGCCCAAGGTGCAGATATTCGCATGGTTTATTCACCCTTAGATAGCCTGAAAATAGCCAAAGAAAACCCCCATAAAGAAATCATCTTCTTTGGTTTAGGCTTTGAAACCACCGCCCCCAGTACAGCATTTACCATCCTCCAAGCAGCCGCAGAAAATATCACTAACTTTAGTATGTTTTCTAATCATGTATTAGTAATTCCTGCATTACAAGCATTATTAGAAAATCCCGATTTACAACTTGATGGTTTTGTTGGTCCTGGTCATGTAAGTATGGTCATAGGCACAGAACCTTATGAATTTGTTGCCCAAAAATATCATAAACCCATCGTTATTTCTGGCTTTGAACCATTAGACATCTTCCAATCAATTTGGATGTTATTAAAACAAATAGTAGAAAATCGTTGTCAAGTCGAAAATCAATATAATCGCTTAGTAGAACCTAGGGGAAATAAAAACGCCTTAACAGCCATAAATAAAGTATTTGCAGTCCGTGAAAAATTTGCATGGAGAGGTTTAGGAGAAATCCCCAATTCTGGTTTTAAAATCCGCGAAGAATATGCCCAATTTGATGCAGAAGCTAAATTTACAATTCCTAATTTAAAAGTAGCAGATCATAAAGCTTGTCAATGTGGAGAAATTCTCAAAGGAGTTTTAAAACCTTGGCAATGTAAAGTATTTGGAACAGCTTGTACACCAGAAACACCCATAGGAACTTGTATGGTTTCCTCCGAAGGTGCTTGTGCAGCTTATTACAAATATGGGCGACTTCCAACTATGGCAAAAAGAGATAAATCAGGTGTATCAACCGAACCTATATCAGTCTAA
- a CDS encoding tautomerase family protein, producing the protein MPFVTVQIGKGHSIEKKRKLVKAVTDALVSALGTKPEWITVHIDEFEREDWAVGGVLHYDKHNGRHEETGR; encoded by the coding sequence ATGCCTTTTGTAACTGTCCAAATTGGTAAAGGTCACTCCATAGAAAAAAAGCGAAAATTAGTTAAAGCTGTAACTGATGCTTTAGTTTCTGCTTTAGGAACAAAACCCGAATGGATAACCGTACATATTGACGAATTTGAACGGGAAGATTGGGCAGTTGGTGGCGTTTTACATTACGATAAACATAATGGTAGACATGAAGAAACGGGTAGGTAA
- the hypE gene encoding hydrogenase expression/formation protein HypE: protein MTINSHQNPLFQKIEQVRRRQGKVRDTHINLSHGSGGKAMRDLIADIFVKSFDNPILSQLEDQATFDLANLSQYGNRLAFTTDSYVVDPLFFPGSDIGELAINGTINDLAVSGAKPLYLTCSVILEEGLPVETLRRVVASMQKAAQKAGVQIVTGDTKVVNRGCADKLFINTAGIGIIPPNIDISPRNIQPGDVVIINGEIGNHGTAILIARGELALETDIESDCQPLHELVAEIIKVCPQIHAMRDATRGGLATVLNEFAHTANLGIRIHEKAIPIREEVNGVCEILGLEPLYLANEGKLVIIAPPEKADLILATMKNHPTGKQASIIGEIIPTPPGIVLLKTAFGAERIIDMLVGDQLPRIC from the coding sequence ATGACAATCAACTCTCATCAAAATCCCCTTTTCCAAAAAATTGAGCAAGTCCGTCGTCGTCAAGGAAAGGTAAGAGATACTCATATTAACTTATCCCATGGTAGCGGTGGTAAAGCTATGAGAGATTTAATCGCCGATATCTTTGTTAAAAGTTTTGATAATCCCATTCTTTCCCAATTAGAAGACCAAGCCACATTTGATTTAGCCAATCTTTCCCAATATGGAAACAGATTAGCATTTACCACAGACTCCTATGTAGTAGACCCCTTATTTTTTCCCGGTTCAGACATAGGAGAACTAGCAATTAATGGCACAATTAACGATTTAGCTGTGAGTGGTGCAAAACCTTTATATCTTACCTGTAGCGTCATTTTAGAAGAAGGTTTACCAGTAGAAACATTACGGCGTGTAGTTGCCAGTATGCAAAAAGCAGCCCAAAAAGCCGGAGTGCAAATAGTCACAGGAGACACAAAAGTTGTTAATCGTGGTTGTGCTGACAAACTATTTATTAATACTGCCGGAATTGGCATAATTCCCCCAAACATTGATATTTCTCCCCGCAATATTCAACCAGGAGACGTAGTAATTATTAACGGTGAAATTGGCAATCATGGCACAGCAATATTAATTGCTAGAGGAGAATTAGCATTAGAAACAGATATAGAAAGTGACTGTCAACCATTACATGAATTAGTCGCCGAAATTATCAAAGTTTGCCCGCAAATTCACGCCATGAGAGACGCAACCAGAGGAGGTTTAGCCACAGTATTAAACGAATTTGCCCACACAGCCAACCTAGGAATACGCATTCATGAAAAAGCAATTCCTATTCGAGAAGAAGTAAATGGAGTTTGTGAAATCTTAGGTTTAGAACCCTTGTATTTAGCCAACGAAGGAAAATTAGTCATTATTGCCCCTCCAGAAAAAGCCGATTTAATTTTAGCAACAATGAAAAACCACCCCACAGGAAAACAAGCATCTATCATAGGTGAAATTATTCCCACACCACCAGGAATAGTCCTCTTAAAAACCGCCTTTGGTGCAGAAAGAATCATAGATATGCTAGTAGGAGATCAACTGCCAAGAATATGTTAG
- the hypA gene encoding hydrogenase maturation nickel metallochaperone HypA, with product MHELGITQNIIAIVSENAQNKKVQRVLLEIGKLSAIMPDAIKFCFDICAQGTIVEGAILEILEIPGMAKCRQCRTIFPIDKPFGICQCGSVQLDIIAGEELKIKEIEVEELCV from the coding sequence ATGCACGAATTAGGAATCACCCAAAACATCATCGCTATAGTTAGCGAAAACGCCCAAAATAAAAAAGTTCAAAGAGTATTATTAGAAATTGGCAAATTATCAGCTATTATGCCAGATGCAATTAAATTCTGTTTCGATATTTGCGCCCAAGGTACAATAGTCGAAGGGGCAATATTAGAAATATTAGAAATACCCGGAATGGCTAAATGTCGTCAATGTAGGACAATCTTTCCGATAGATAAACCTTTTGGAATTTGTCAATGTGGTAGTGTGCAATTAGATATCATAGCTGGTGAAGAATTAAAAATCAAAGAAATTGAAGTGGAGGAATTATGTGTGTAA
- the hypB gene encoding hydrogenase nickel incorporation protein HypB: MCVTCGCSDDNQMTITNMENADHHTHTLADGTVITHSHHHEEAPQIHAKIHNTTISLEQEILGKNNLLAAQNRGWFKGRNILALNLMSSPGAGKTTLLTRTINDLKDKLSISVIEGDQETTNDAEKIKQTGCKVVQINTGTGCHLDASMIERGLQELNPPLNSVVMIENVGNLVCPALFDLGEAAKVVILSVTEGEDKPIKYPHIFRNSEVMIITKIDLLPYLQFDVQRCIEYAKQVNPKIQIFQVSATTGEGLESLYNYFLPSL; encoded by the coding sequence ATGTGTGTAACTTGCGGCTGTTCTGATGATAATCAAATGACAATTACAAATATGGAAAATGCAGATCATCATACCCATACTTTAGCAGATGGAACTGTAATAACCCATTCTCATCATCATGAAGAAGCACCCCAAATTCATGCTAAAATTCATAATACAACAATATCTTTAGAACAAGAAATTTTAGGTAAAAACAACTTATTAGCTGCCCAAAATCGCGGCTGGTTTAAAGGTCGAAATATTCTGGCTTTGAATTTAATGAGTTCTCCAGGTGCGGGAAAAACGACATTATTAACTCGGACTATTAATGATTTAAAAGATAAATTATCTATTAGCGTGATTGAAGGTGATCAAGAAACTACTAATGATGCGGAAAAGATTAAGCAGACAGGTTGTAAAGTCGTGCAAATTAATACGGGTACAGGCTGTCATTTAGACGCATCAATGATAGAAAGAGGTTTGCAGGAACTTAACCCACCATTAAATTCTGTGGTGATGATTGAAAATGTCGGAAATTTAGTTTGTCCGGCTTTATTTGATTTAGGAGAAGCCGCTAAGGTGGTAATTTTATCGGTGACGGAAGGGGAAGATAAACCAATTAAATATCCCCATATTTTTCGCAATAGTGAAGTTATGATTATCACAAAAATTGATTTACTTCCCTATTTACAATTTGATGTTCAACGTTGTATTGAATATGCAAAACAGGTAAATCCCAAAATACAAATTTTCCAAGTTTCTGCTACTACTGGGGAAGGTTTGGAAAGTTTGTATAATTATTTCCTTCCCAGTCTTTGA
- a CDS encoding DUF1036 domain-containing protein, which translates to MKLRNLVSVVSAGILGCISSFGFTTPANAALTVCNRAGSRAYVAISYQSNARTWSQGWLQLEPGKCGIAFSGRVSNSDIGVYAETLNGVVESGDVRRCVIWVQNQATWQIRDADKQNRCQGKGREMKGFSVFRTNDSPDYTYEVFD; encoded by the coding sequence GTGAAACTCAGAAATTTGGTTTCGGTTGTAAGCGCGGGAATACTTGGTTGTATCTCATCTTTCGGATTCACAACTCCAGCAAATGCAGCGCTTACTGTATGTAATCGGGCAGGTTCAAGGGCTTATGTCGCAATCAGTTATCAATCAAATGCTAGAACTTGGTCACAGGGATGGCTACAACTTGAACCTGGTAAGTGTGGCATAGCTTTTTCTGGTAGAGTCAGTAATTCGGATATTGGGGTTTATGCAGAAACCTTGAACGGAGTAGTTGAATCAGGTGATGTTCGTAGATGTGTGATCTGGGTACAAAATCAGGCTACATGGCAAATAAGGGATGCAGATAAACAAAATCGTTGTCAAGGAAAGGGAAGAGAAATGAAAGGCTTCAGCGTTTTCAGAACTAATGATAGTCCTGACTACACCTACGAAGTATTCGATTAG
- a CDS encoding UPF0175 family protein yields MIISDEVLKVSGLSEKQLLLEIVILLFQQEKISLGKASEIISMNQIKLQKLLAERGICVHYDVAELQEDILHLRAKGWL; encoded by the coding sequence ATGATAATTTCAGATGAAGTCCTCAAAGTAAGTGGTTTATCAGAAAAGCAACTTTTACTAGAAATTGTAATTTTGCTATTTCAACAAGAAAAAATCAGCTTAGGTAAAGCTAGTGAAATAATAAGCATGAATCAAATTAAGCTGCAAAAATTACTTGCTGAACGTGGGATATGTGTTCACTATGATGTAGCTGAATTACAGGAAGATATTCTGCATCTACGCGCAAAAGGTTGGTTATGA
- a CDS encoding DUF3368 domain-containing protein — protein MIVVSDTSPLSNLAIVGYLSLLQQIYNRVIIPQGVAEELINASDEENLIAEVLSLDWIEVIPAKNLELISILRNNHNLDRGEAEAIALVIELEADELLIDERLGRREATRLGLPITGILGILLVAKQRKLIPTVQPVIDALIIQAGFRVSSQLYAQVLKAANE, from the coding sequence ATGATAGTAGTTAGTGATACATCACCCCTGAGCAATCTAGCTATTGTTGGTTACTTGTCACTTTTACAACAGATTTACAACAGAGTTATTATTCCTCAAGGAGTTGCAGAAGAACTCATAAATGCTAGTGATGAAGAAAATCTCATTGCAGAAGTGCTTTCTTTAGATTGGATTGAAGTTATACCAGCAAAAAATCTGGAACTTATTTCTATATTACGGAATAATCACAATTTGGATCGGGGTGAAGCTGAGGCAATAGCTCTTGTTATAGAATTAGAAGCAGATGAATTATTAATTGATGAACGTCTTGGCAGAAGAGAAGCTACTCGCTTAGGATTGCCTATTACGGGCATCCTTGGTATTCTATTAGTTGCCAAGCAAAGAAAGCTTATTCCTACAGTCCAACCAGTAATAGATGCTTTAATTATTCAAGCAGGTTTTCGGGTGAGTAGTCAACTCTATGCACAGGTTTTAAAAGCAGCAAATGAGTAA
- a CDS encoding class I SAM-dependent methyltransferase: MINNMINNKKELFDRWANSYDWAFPSFIYQAIHKRLLTKVELSPHANILDLGCGTGRLLDRLAKQFPEITGTGLDLSPQMLRVARQNNRHRPRLIYLEGNAENLPFAEGQFDAVFNTISFLHYPQPEQVLNEVARVLSPGGKFYLVDITFNNSSPCQITPHSPTGIKFYSQKQREEMGNNAGLNCVGHYDLLGFVLLTVFQK, from the coding sequence ATGATTAACAACATGATTAATAACAAAAAAGAACTTTTTGATCGTTGGGCAAATAGTTATGATTGGGCATTTCCTTCTTTTATTTATCAAGCAATCCATAAAAGATTACTTACAAAAGTTGAATTATCACCTCATGCAAATATTTTAGATTTAGGTTGTGGAACAGGTAGATTATTAGATAGATTAGCAAAACAGTTTCCAGAAATCACAGGAACAGGTTTAGATTTATCTCCCCAAATGTTACGGGTAGCAAGACAAAATAACCGCCACCGTCCCCGGTTAATTTACCTTGAAGGTAATGCTGAAAATCTCCCCTTTGCTGAGGGACAATTTGATGCGGTTTTTAATACCATCAGCTTTTTGCATTATCCTCAACCAGAACAGGTTTTAAATGAGGTAGCAAGGGTACTTTCTCCTGGTGGTAAATTCTATTTAGTGGACATTACTTTTAATAACTCATCACCATGTCAAATTACGCCCCATTCTCCCACAGGAATTAAGTTTTATAGCCAAAAACAAAGAGAAGAAATGGGGAATAATGCTGGTTTAAATTGTGTAGGTCATTATGACTTATTAGGATTTGTATTATTAACAGTTTTCCAAAAATAA
- a CDS encoding LLM class flavin-dependent oxidoreductase produces MKTGLFCNYENHHLDARRTIFEQVLLVKEAESLGFEEAWVTEHHFNEFNLSSSILLLLAHLAGVTSQIRLGTAAVLLPFHQPIRVAEDIATLDNLCSGRLAFGVAKGGPFPQQNKHFGVTTQESRSRMLESVALIQKLLYETNVSFNGQYYQCENLTIHPQPLQKPIPIYVASGDNDAIEFAAKNSFGIMGGPPFSLERLKKTVNKYREFNSSGADKFLLARFFFVGKTHDEAVNEALPFIRHFSKEMTANSTQVMQKSPQQPAFDRTNICFDEDYLIENSIIGDVNGCRDKIKKFQDELDLSTLALKPSSFSLQKNRESLQRYNQEVRNYV; encoded by the coding sequence ATGAAAACAGGACTTTTCTGCAATTACGAAAATCATCACCTAGATGCTAGACGGACTATTTTTGAGCAAGTTTTATTGGTAAAAGAGGCTGAAAGTTTAGGTTTTGAAGAAGCTTGGGTAACAGAACATCATTTTAATGAGTTCAATCTCAGTTCTTCAATTTTGCTGTTATTGGCACATTTGGCAGGTGTGACTTCGCAAATTCGTCTAGGAACTGCCGCTGTATTATTGCCATTTCATCAGCCAATTCGCGTGGCTGAAGATATTGCTACGTTGGACAATCTTTGTAGTGGTAGGCTGGCTTTTGGGGTAGCTAAAGGTGGTCCTTTTCCCCAGCAAAATAAACATTTTGGGGTGACAACTCAGGAATCTCGCAGCAGAATGTTAGAGTCAGTAGCATTGATTCAAAAGCTTTTATATGAGACTAACGTATCATTTAATGGCCAATATTATCAATGCGAAAATCTCACAATTCATCCCCAACCATTGCAAAAACCAATTCCCATATATGTTGCTAGTGGTGACAATGATGCAATTGAATTTGCTGCTAAAAATTCCTTTGGAATCATGGGTGGTCCACCTTTTTCCCTAGAAAGACTCAAGAAGACAGTCAATAAATATCGGGAATTTAATTCCAGTGGTGCTGATAAGTTCCTGTTAGCGCGGTTCTTTTTTGTGGGTAAAACTCATGATGAAGCGGTAAATGAAGCATTGCCTTTTATTCGCCATTTCAGCAAAGAAATGACAGCTAACTCAACTCAAGTAATGCAGAAAAGTCCTCAACAACCAGCATTTGATCGGACAAATATTTGTTTTGATGAAGACTATTTGATTGAGAATTCTATTATCGGTGATGTTAACGGTTGTCGTGACAAAATCAAGAAATTCCAGGACGAATTAGATCTCAGCACACTAGCGTTAAAACCCTCATCTTTTTCTTTGCAAAAAAATCGAGAAAGTTTGCAACGCTACAATCAAGAGGTGCGGAATTATGTCTAA